GGCAAGGCCCGCAGCGCAGCCTGTTCTCGACGCCGCCTTTCTCGTGAGCTTGCCCGGGCCGGCAGAAGCGGCTTTCAAAGAGATAGTGCGCCCGCAGGCTCGCAAACAGGACGTGCTCTTCCCGCTCGGGGCCCTGCAGGATGCGCACCACCGCCGTCTTGGGGTTGTCGTAGACCAGGCAGGCCGGTACCCCTCCCAACCACTCAAACGCCCGGCAGTGACCGTCCAGGAAGGCCTCCAGGCGCTGCGTGGGGTAGGCGCGGACGAAGGCGACCCCACTGAAATGCAGCCGCAGGCAGAACAGCTGCACCTCCGTCCGCCGGCCCCCGATGATGGCCACGGCCGGACCCCAATCGACTTGCGCCATCTCACCCGGGGCGGCCACCAGGGGGATGTAGGGCTCGACCTGTCGGCCTCGGAGTTCGGCCACCACCTGCCGAACGGTCGACTCCCCGCCGGTGAAGCCGTACTCGGCCACGAGCCGCTGGTAGATGCGCCGGGCCGTGTGCCGCTCCTTGCGGGGTGCCTCCGAGTCGTCCCACAGCCACTGCTCGATGACGCCCAGGTACGGGCCGACGACCGGCCGCGGTCTGGGTTCCCGGAGGTGGTAACGGGGAGGCGCCGAGCTGGCGATGGCCTTGCGGACGCTTTGGCGCGAATAGCCAAGCTCTCGGCTGATCCTGCGGACGGACCAGCGCTGGACGAAGTACAGTTTGCGGATAGACTCGATATCGACCATCCCGAGCAACTCCTCTCCCCCCGTGACTGGCAGTGGGTGGCGACCCCGCCAGTCTACCGGGGAGGGCCTCAGGGTGGTCAACTTTTCGAGTAGCACAACCCCGAAAAGTGGGCCACTTTTCGGCTAGCACACACACAATGGGCTTCGGGTGGCCCCCGTGCAATTCAGCCGTCGCGTGGCTCCACCGCCACGTACAGTAGCGGTGGGGGGCGAGTCTGGCCCGTAAGCCGAGTTCAGGAAGGAGAATGAGCGATGGCAGAGGCTCCGGTCGCCGTCAATGGCAAGGCGAACCCTGGCGCTCCCGAACACCTTGTGATCAACCCAGCCGCCCCCGGCCCGGCCAGCGTGATTGAGGCGCTGTGCGCCGGCCCTTCCGAGCCCCGAGCACAGCGGCTGTGAGAGGCGGCGGGCGACCTGCTCCGAGCGGTGGCGGGCCTGAACCAGGCGGCCGCCGGCAAGATATGGAGGGGGCGCTGGCCCGAGGCCGAAGGAGTAATCCGATCCACCCAGAAGCAGCGCCGACGCCGACGCGCCCTGCGGACGACCCATGCGCTGGCGCGCTGGGCTTTGTGCTCTTCATAGCAGCGCCGGAGTCGTCCGCCGGGTGCCGAAGGCCCCCGCTGAGCTTTTCCACAGGAAAGCCGGCGTCACCCCTCGCGACCCTCACGAGGTGACCCGGCCAGCCCTGCACCCCGCACAGCCACTAAGTAGCGCCCAAACGGGTGCCCGAGCTTAGCGTTAACGCTTTGGTCTGCGGCCCAACTGGGCCGCCAAGAATAGCGTCCGGCCGTCTCTCCGGACTTCGATGCTAACCCACTCCCCCGGCCTCTTTCTCTGAATCATCCAAATGAGGGCGTCGCTGTTTTCGATCGTGAGGCCACCCAGCGCCAGAATGATGTCGCCTGGGCGGAGTCCCGCCTTCTGTGCCGGGGAGCCTGGGTCCACAGCGTTCACGTACGCCCCGCGAAGCCCGAGGATCCAGCGTCGCCAAAGCCCGACATCACTCACGGAAACTCCCAGATACGCTTCGGATAGCTCCTCGATCTGGCTTTGCAGCCTGCGGCGGGTCTCCTCAAGCTCGCGTTCGAGGTCTTCCACTCGCTGCTTAAGCTCTGAACGCTCCTTCGCCGACTCGCCCGTGCTATCCCACGCGACGGCCAGGCGGACCTGAAGCCCATTGAGCGGGTCTACCGGACCATCCGTCAACCGTCTTCCGCTGGCGGTCCGCCATTCCCCAAGCAGGCTCGTGTCAATCCGATACGCTACCCCGCCGTGGAGCCGAAGTCTTCCCCCGAGGTCGGCTGTAAGGGCGGCGTCCGGTACAACGGCGACAAAAGGCCGGTAAAAGGTCGTGTCATATCCTGCATCGAGGCCGGCGCCCAGACTCGACGGATCAGCGTGGATGACCGTGAGCACCGAACCTCCGACTGCTGCGGCCGTGCCCAGGCTGAGCGAGAGCCTCGGCGCCAACACCCGCTCGTAGCCGAGC
The window above is part of the Bacillota bacterium genome. Proteins encoded here:
- the istA gene encoding IS21 family transposase, whose protein sequence is MVDIESIRKLYFVQRWSVRRISRELGYSRQSVRKAIASSAPPRYHLREPRPRPVVGPYLGVIEQWLWDDSEAPRKERHTARRIYQRLVAEYGFTGGESTVRQVVAELRGRQVEPYIPLVAAPGEMAQVDWGPAVAIIGGRRTEVQLFCLRLHFSGVAFVRAYPTQRLEAFLDGHCRAFEWLGGVPACLVYDNPKTAVVRILQGPEREEHVLFASLRAHYLFESRFCRPGQAHEKGGVENRLRCGPCRPIPSAAVSPGW
- a CDS encoding PDZ domain-containing protein; amino-acid sequence: VAHEQVVLSGLNAELGAHGLPVLTDSIWTVGRWPAGDFQDGFRVAGLVAGGHIFAESGGKQVRLTLVYGGLRLGYERVLAPRLSLSLGTAAAVGGSVLTVIHADPSSLGAGLDAGYDTTFYRPFVAVVPDAALTADLGGRLRLHGGVAYRIDTSLLGEWRTASGRRLTDGPVDPLNGLQVRLAVAWDSTGESAKERSELKQRVEDLERELEETRRRLQSQIEELSEAYLGVSVSDVGLWRRWILGLRGAYVNAVDPGSPAQKAGLRPGDIILALGGLTIENSDALIWMIQRKRPGEWVSIEVRRDGRTLFLAAQLGRRPKR